The following are from one region of the Paenibacillus sp. KS-LC4 genome:
- a CDS encoding MFS transporter: MKQASLLQDKKQRKLLFSAGLSWMFDAMDVGMLSFIVAALSVEWGLGTEQIGQLTAINSIGMAVGAAAAGALADRYGRRTILLWTLLIFSAASGLSALAGTFTVLCILRFAGGFGLGGELPVASTLVSESVPVKDRGRAIVLLESFWAGGWIVAALVSYFVIPAYGWRAAFIIGAVPALYALYLRRAIEDSPRYVAQKGKVLPLRQRLAAIWSPKHRRSTIMLWLLWLTVVFSYYGMFLWLPTVMVLKGFGLVKSFQYVLLITLAQLPGYFTAAYFIEKLGRKFVLVTYLLLTAASAIWFGSATTQGMLLAAGACLSFFNLGAWGAMYAYTPEQYPTAVRATGAGFAASFGRIGGIIGPYMVGMLVAGGTSIQTVFIIFFAAIVCGALAVAFLGKETKGIDPDL; the protein is encoded by the coding sequence ATGAAACAGGCATCTTTGCTGCAAGACAAAAAACAACGCAAATTGCTGTTCAGCGCCGGGCTCAGTTGGATGTTCGATGCCATGGACGTCGGCATGCTGTCCTTTATCGTGGCTGCGCTAAGCGTAGAGTGGGGGCTTGGCACCGAGCAAATCGGACAGCTGACTGCGATTAATTCCATCGGCATGGCGGTGGGAGCGGCAGCGGCGGGGGCGCTGGCGGACCGCTACGGTCGCCGGACCATTTTGCTGTGGACGCTGCTCATCTTCTCGGCGGCGAGCGGCTTGTCGGCGTTGGCGGGCACCTTTACTGTGCTATGTATTTTGCGGTTCGCAGGCGGCTTCGGACTTGGCGGCGAGCTGCCCGTCGCTTCGACACTCGTATCCGAGTCGGTTCCCGTTAAGGATCGAGGGAGAGCGATTGTGCTTCTGGAAAGCTTCTGGGCAGGCGGCTGGATTGTCGCCGCGCTCGTCTCGTATTTTGTTATTCCGGCTTATGGCTGGCGAGCAGCATTTATTATTGGAGCGGTTCCGGCGCTGTACGCGCTGTATTTGCGAAGAGCGATTGAGGATTCACCGCGCTATGTGGCGCAAAAGGGGAAGGTTTTGCCGCTGCGCCAGCGGCTGGCGGCGATATGGTCACCGAAGCATCGCCGCTCGACGATTATGCTGTGGCTGCTGTGGCTGACGGTCGTCTTCTCGTATTACGGCATGTTTCTGTGGCTGCCGACCGTGATGGTGCTGAAGGGCTTCGGGCTGGTCAAAAGCTTTCAATATGTGCTGCTCATTACACTGGCGCAGCTTCCGGGCTATTTTACAGCAGCCTATTTCATCGAGAAGCTGGGGCGTAAATTTGTGCTGGTCACCTATTTGCTGCTGACGGCGGCAAGCGCCATCTGGTTTGGCAGCGCGACGACACAAGGCATGCTGCTGGCTGCCGGAGCTTGTCTTTCCTTCTTCAACCTTGGTGCGTGGGGAGCCATGTACGCTTACACGCCGGAGCAATATCCGACGGCGGTGCGGGCAACGGGAGCAGGCTTTGCCGCTTCCTTCGGCCGGATCGGGGGCATCATCGGCCCTTATATGGTGGGGATGCTTGTGGCAGGAGGAACGTCGATACAAACGGTGTTCATCATTTTCTTTGCAGCGATCGTATGCGGTGCGCTGGCCGTTGCCTTTCTAGGTAAAGAAACCAAAGGAATTGATCCTGACCTTTGA
- a CDS encoding cupin domain-containing protein, with product MVKAADLNEEQHVLDMGWGKIAWLYGHEIDPEGQMTFGQVYINAGEENGRHRHPNCEEIIFVLSGECDHSLGDEMHHLKPGMALRIPQNVPHHAKVTSWEPCRMIIAYSAVDRQTVGE from the coding sequence ATGGTTAAAGCGGCGGATTTGAATGAGGAGCAGCATGTGCTGGATATGGGCTGGGGCAAAATAGCATGGCTATATGGCCATGAAATCGACCCGGAGGGCCAAATGACATTTGGGCAGGTTTACATTAACGCAGGCGAGGAAAATGGCCGCCATCGGCATCCGAACTGCGAGGAAATTATTTTTGTGCTGTCGGGCGAATGCGATCATTCGCTAGGGGATGAAATGCATCATCTGAAGCCAGGCATGGCGCTGCGCATTCCGCAAAATGTGCCGCATCATGCCAAGGTTACGAGCTGGGAGCCGTGCCGGATGATCATTGCATATTCGGCAGTCGATCGGCAGACGGTGGGCGAATAG
- a CDS encoding aldo/keto reductase family protein, producing MKYRRVGSSGIKVSEIGLGSWLTYGTATEQKAADACIQQAFESGINFFDTSNAYNRGEGERALGAALRPFERSSYVLSTKVFFNMGDGPNDGGLSRKHIMEQCDASLKRLGTDYIDIYFCHRYDQNAPLEETLRALDDLTAQGKILYSAVSEWSAAQIADATGIAKRLNLRPLISNQPIYNMFERYIEQEVIPVSEREGIGQIVFSPLAQGILTGKYRKGQQLPTDSRAANDSINHVLKSYLRDDVLDCVDQLDGLASQLGVSISQLALAWVLRLPGISSALIGASRPQQIVENVKAVELELSADVVQEIEAILEQVKHFAPLR from the coding sequence ATGAAATACAGACGCGTTGGTTCAAGCGGCATTAAAGTAAGCGAAATCGGTCTTGGAAGCTGGCTCACTTATGGTACAGCTACCGAGCAGAAGGCGGCTGACGCTTGCATTCAGCAAGCCTTTGAAAGCGGCATCAATTTCTTCGATACTTCCAATGCCTATAACCGCGGCGAGGGTGAGCGGGCACTAGGCGCTGCCCTGCGGCCTTTCGAGCGCTCAAGCTACGTGCTTTCGACGAAGGTCTTTTTCAATATGGGTGACGGCCCCAATGACGGCGGCTTATCGCGCAAGCATATTATGGAGCAATGTGACGCCAGCTTGAAGCGTCTCGGCACGGACTATATTGATATTTATTTTTGCCATCGCTATGATCAGAATGCCCCGCTGGAAGAGACGCTGCGGGCGCTGGACGATTTGACCGCACAGGGCAAAATTTTGTATTCCGCTGTCAGCGAATGGAGCGCCGCTCAAATCGCCGATGCGACCGGCATTGCAAAGCGGCTAAACCTGCGTCCGCTCATTTCCAACCAGCCGATCTACAATATGTTTGAGCGATATATCGAGCAGGAAGTCATCCCTGTCAGCGAGCGGGAAGGCATTGGCCAGATCGTCTTTTCCCCGCTGGCGCAAGGCATTCTGACCGGAAAGTACAGAAAAGGCCAGCAATTGCCTACAGATAGCCGTGCTGCCAATGATTCGATCAACCATGTGCTGAAAAGCTATTTGCGGGACGATGTCCTTGACTGCGTAGACCAGCTCGATGGATTGGCTAGCCAGCTTGGCGTCTCGATTTCCCAGCTGGCGCTGGCCTGGGTACTGCGCTTGCCCGGCATCAGCTCCGCGCTAATTGGCGCGAGCCGTCCGCAGCAAATCGTCGAAAACGTCAAAGCTGTGGAGTTGGAGCTTTCGGCAGATGTTGTGCAGGAAATCGAAGCTATATTGGAGCAAGTGAAGCATTTTGCGCCGCTTAGGTAG
- a CDS encoding XRE family transcriptional regulator, translating into MSLGKRIRLIRMEQKRTQEEIAKQCGFTKSLLSKIENDLSAPPVATLMKIAGALGVRVSDLIEEQSANATVFNSSLQYSDKDSWLRTDRGYSFYAFASERRDKLVQPYLITARKGEVKPHGFSHEGEEFIYMISGEMTYKVGATEYSLHPGDTLYFNSLEEHLLCPVSDEVTYMAIFTQKSLEQ; encoded by the coding sequence ATGAGCCTCGGCAAAAGAATCCGGCTGATCCGCATGGAACAGAAGCGGACGCAGGAAGAAATCGCAAAACAGTGCGGCTTTACGAAGAGTCTCCTGTCCAAAATTGAAAACGATCTATCCGCTCCTCCGGTGGCGACACTGATGAAAATTGCCGGAGCTTTAGGCGTCCGGGTGTCCGACCTGATTGAGGAGCAGAGCGCCAATGCGACCGTATTCAATTCTAGCCTGCAGTACAGCGATAAAGACAGCTGGCTACGGACAGACAGAGGGTATTCCTTCTACGCGTTTGCCAGCGAGCGCAGAGACAAGCTGGTCCAGCCTTATTTGATTACAGCCCGCAAAGGCGAGGTCAAGCCGCACGGCTTCTCCCATGAGGGGGAGGAGTTTATTTATATGATCAGCGGCGAGATGACCTATAAGGTTGGTGCGACTGAATATTCGCTGCATCCGGGGGATACGCTTTATTTCAATTCGCTGGAGGAGCATCTCCTCTGCCCTGTATCGGACGAGGTGACGTATATGGCTATCTTCACGCAAAAATCACTGGAGCAATAG
- a CDS encoding DNA polymerase IV — translation MKEAAERVILLADCQSFYASIEKASHPECKNKPVVVAGSVERRSGIILAACPIAKQYGITTAERLGIALNKCPELVVLRPRMQHYIDASMMITGIYEEFTNLVEVFSIDEQFLDITASLPLFGDPVTIAKALQQKVLQQTGVWIRIGISSNKMLAKMATDIWAKKNKDGIFTLPKTEVEALLWPQPVHKMFGVGSRMTTHFTRLGMHTIGDIARTPLPRLRDRLRFRFGKQSDIQAEVLWRTANGIDDSPVTPETFNTPPKSVGHMMTLPRDYIEPWEVDTVLLELTEEVCRDCRRKKYMGHVVTVNCMCSPYEAPTGFSRQMKLLDPTNHTKTVFEAVKQLFYKFWDGMPVRRVGVTISQLMDDQSYQLTLFDDQIKLRALEKVTDSIKNRYGSTAIVRASSLTAAGQAADRSLKIGGHYK, via the coding sequence ATGAAGGAAGCAGCTGAAAGGGTTATATTGCTCGCGGATTGTCAAAGTTTTTACGCAAGTATTGAGAAAGCCAGCCATCCGGAGTGTAAAAATAAACCCGTTGTTGTGGCTGGCTCTGTTGAGCGCCGCTCAGGCATTATTTTAGCGGCTTGCCCCATCGCCAAGCAATACGGCATAACGACAGCCGAACGGCTCGGAATCGCTTTAAATAAATGTCCGGAGCTCGTCGTCCTGCGCCCCCGCATGCAGCATTATATCGACGCCTCTATGATGATTACGGGCATTTATGAGGAGTTTACGAATCTCGTTGAAGTTTTCAGCATAGATGAGCAGTTTCTGGACATTACGGCAAGCCTCCCGCTTTTCGGAGACCCTGTTACGATAGCTAAAGCTCTTCAGCAGAAGGTTCTCCAGCAGACAGGGGTGTGGATAAGAATCGGCATAAGCTCCAATAAAATGCTCGCTAAAATGGCGACGGACATCTGGGCAAAAAAGAATAAGGACGGCATCTTCACCCTCCCTAAAACAGAAGTCGAAGCTTTGCTGTGGCCGCAGCCGGTTCATAAAATGTTTGGAGTCGGCTCACGCATGACCACCCATTTCACTCGTCTTGGCATGCATACAATAGGCGATATTGCCAGAACGCCGCTTCCGCGTCTGAGGGATCGGCTGCGCTTTCGCTTTGGCAAGCAATCCGATATTCAGGCCGAGGTGCTGTGGCGAACGGCCAACGGCATCGACGATAGCCCGGTAACACCGGAAACCTTCAATACCCCGCCAAAATCGGTTGGCCATATGATGACGCTGCCCAGAGATTATATCGAGCCTTGGGAGGTAGATACCGTTTTATTAGAGCTGACGGAGGAGGTTTGCCGCGATTGCCGTCGCAAAAAATATATGGGCCATGTCGTCACGGTCAACTGCATGTGCAGTCCCTACGAAGCGCCCACCGGATTTTCGCGCCAAATGAAGCTGCTCGATCCCACAAACCATACAAAAACGGTTTTTGAAGCGGTGAAGCAGCTCTTTTATAAATTTTGGGATGGTATGCCTGTGCGCCGGGTCGGTGTGACCATCAGCCAGCTCATGGACGATCAAAGCTATCAGCTCACCCTCTTTGATGATCAGATCAAGCTTAGAGCGCTGGAGAAAGTGACAGACAGCATCAAAAATCGCTATGGGAGCACTGCCATTGTCAGAGCTTCATCCCTAACTGCCGCCGGGCAAGCAGCGGATAGATCCTTAAAAATCGGAGGGCATTACAAATGA